A segment of the Peptoclostridium acidaminophilum DSM 3953 genome:
TTTCTCCCATCTGTCCGCTTTTTTGAGCTCGCTCTTTGAATCCAGCTTTACAATGCTTCTGGCCGTCTCAAGTGGAACTATTCTTGAAACCCCTATCTCTGTAAGCTTTTGAACTATGAGTTCAAACTTTTGAGCCTTGGGCAGTCCCTGATAAATCGTCACGCTGAGACCGGGTTCCCTTTGTACATGGATTTCTTCAAGGAGCTCAAGCTGCACTTCCTTTTTTGATATACTGCTTATCTGGCATATGAACTCCCTTTGCCTGCCGTCACAGATCTCGAGCTTTTCTCCCTCTTTGAGCCGCAGCACTTTTGAGATATGCTTTACCTCTTCCTCATCGCTTATGCTGCATATCCCGTTTTCATAGTCTATATTGTCAGCAAAAAATCTGTCCAAAGCTACTCACCCTTTTTGGCAACAACAGCTGCCCATTCTCCAAGCTTCTCAACCTTTATTATCTCAAAACCGTTTGCCACGAGTGCCTCCCGGACTAAGTCGAGTTTTTCGTG
Coding sequences within it:
- a CDS encoding 16S rRNA (uracil(1498)-N(3))-methyltransferase, yielding MDRFFADNIDYENGICSISDEEEVKHISKVLRLKEGEKLEICDGRQREFICQISSISKKEVQLELLEEIHVQREPGLSVTIYQGLPKAQKFELIVQKLTEIGVSRIVPLETARSIVKLDSKSELKKADRWEKIILGAAKQSKRGVLPSLEQPMSIAQAINDIERNDVNIVPYENERANPIGSVLRNLEERPESIGIFIGPEGGFEEFEIEMLSAKGVIPVTLGNRILRTETAAIVSSAIVLYELSDLGGVV